A genomic window from Coccinella septempunctata chromosome 9, icCocSept1.1, whole genome shotgun sequence includes:
- the LOC123320086 gene encoding malate dehydrogenase, mitochondrial, whose protein sequence is MFSRMLRNSLAVSRNFSTSSQNNVKVAVAGASGGIGQPLSLLLKQCPMISELSLYDIVHTPGVAADLSHIETPAKVKGFMGPDQLKESFKGADIIVIPAGVPRKPGMTRDDLFNTNASIVRDLAKAAAEVAPKALIAIISNPVNSTVPIAAEVFKKAGVHDPKRIFGVTTLDIVRANTFVAEAKGLNPLDVKVPVIGGHSGVTIIPVISQATPSVSFTTEQLKPLTVRIQEAGTEVVKAKAGAGSATLSMAYAGARFTISLIRGLKGESNVIECGFVESNVTEASYFSTPLLLGKNGLEKNLGMGKLSPFEEGLLKEAIPELKKNIQKGIDFVNKN, encoded by the exons atgttcTCCAGAATGCTCAGGAACTCTTTAGCTGTAAGCCGCAACTTCAGCACATCCAGTCAG AACAATGTAAAGGTAGCCGTGGCTGGTGCTTCTGGGGGAATTGGGCAACCTTTGTCCCTACTCCTCAAACAATGTCCCATGATCTCAGAACTATCGCTTTATGATATAGTTCACACCCCTGGAGTAGCAGCTGATTTATCCCACATTGAAACTCCGGCCAAGGTTAAGGGATTCATGGGTCCTGACCAACTGAAAGAAAGTTTCAAAGGTGCCGACATCATCGTAATCCCAGCAGGTGTCCCAAGAAAACCAGGTATGACAAGAGATGACCTCTTCAACACAAATGCAAGTATTGTCAGGGATCTTGCAAAGGCAGCTGCAGAAGTTGCTCCCAAAGCTCTTATTGCCATAATTTCCAACCCGGTTAACAGCACAGTACCAATTGCCGCTGAAGTATTCAAAAAAGCAGGAGTGCATGATCCAAAGAGAATTTTTGGAGTTACAACTTTGGATATTGTTAGGGCCAACACTTTTGTAGCAGAAGCTAAAGGCCTCAATCCTCTGGATGTTAAAGTACCAGTCATCGGTGGCCATTCTGGTGTTACTATCATACCCGTTATCTCTCAAGCAACACCATCCGTCAGTTTCACCACTGAACAATTGAAGCCTTTGACTGTCAGGATACAAGAGGCTGGTACAGAA GTTGTGAAAGCTAAGGCCGGTGCAGGATCTGCTACTCTCTCGATGGCATATGCCGGAGCAAGATTCACAATCTCCCTCATCAGGGGATTGAAAGGGGAGAGCAATGTGATAGAATGTGGATTTGTAGAATCCAATGTGACGGAAGCATCCTATTTCTCAACACCCCTTCTATTGGGCAAAAACGGCTTGGAAAAGAATTTGGGTATGGGTAAATTGTCGCCATTCGAAGAAGGTTTATTGAAAGAAGCCATCCcagaattgaagaaaaatattcagaaaggTATCGATTTTGTAAATAAGAACTAA
- the LOC123320389 gene encoding dynein axonemal intermediate chain 7-like, whose product MRSKRLTAKYGSKTESRKGGALDPDEVQKYKDALEQWEVNLRLEKEKMVLVSLGLPEGVIFLENPTVCMWNEEKKSWWAGDIYEVDHEHSERRITFRVSRFGLFSLAVRKYQNYPYKSWDIRPNDDDSISIVLEGSRVTVNLTIQESDIKVVDFEYRLSDYLVGERGLNSLKSKSWNLPRFIEMMQRSGLDMFPDHDANCYYTATMEKHWPTAYVAYHAMAQTAIRYNFSRSKWNSESGRRSIVLRLREYDPTDEAAILRTFDLVQVTPLRSQVLVCTEDDENFSDEASILYKFQPNLQYLLKSMSKVTNRAKINDFSPTTIHTLTEFLTRTRIFSFS is encoded by the exons ATGAGGTCGAAGAGGCTGACAGCCAAATACGGTAGCAAGACTGAGTCTAGGAAGGGTGGAGCGTTGGACCCTGACGAGGTGCAGAAATACAAGGATGCTTTGGAGCAATGGGAGGTGAACTTGAGGCTGGAGAAGGAGAAGATGGTACTGGTCAGCTTAGG ATTACCAGAAGGTGTTATCTTCCTGGAGAATCCAACTGTCTGCATGTGGAACGAAGAGAAGAAATCGTGGTGGGCTGGGGATATATACGAGGTGGATCATGAACACAGCGAAAGGAGGATAACGTTTAGGGTATCCAGATTTGGGCTGTTTAGTCTGGCAGTAAGGAAGTACCAAAACTATCCTTACAAGAGCTGGGACATCAGGCCTAATGACGA CGATTCTATCTCTATAGTACTGGAAGGTTCCAGAGTTACAGTCAATCTGACAATACAAGAATCGGATATCAAAGTCGTGGACTTTGAATATAGGCTTTCTGATTATCTGGTCGGAGAGAGAGGGTTGAATAGCTTGAAATCGAAGAGCTGGAACCTTCCTAGATTCATCGAG ATGATGCAGAGAAGTGGTTTGGACATGTTTCCTGACCATGACGCAAACTGTTACTACACAG CAACTATGGAGAAGCATTGGCCAACTGCTTACGTTGCCTACCACGCAATGGCCCAAACAGCCATCCGCTATAATTTCTCCAGGTCTAAATGGAACTCAGAAAGTGGGAGAAGATCCATAGTACTTCGTTTAAGGGAGTATGACCCTACAGATGAAGCTGCTATTCTTCGCACCTTCGATTTGGTCCAAGTTACGCCACTGAGGTCACAAGTGCTCGTTTGCACTGAAGACGACGAGAATTTCTCAGATGAAGCCAGTATCTTGTACAAG TTCCAGCCAAACTTGCAGTATCTGCTGAAATCCATGAGTAAAGTGACGAATAGGGCAAAGATCAACGACTTCTCACCAACCACCATACATACATTAactgagtttttgactcgtaccagaatattcagtttttcatga
- the LOC123320085 gene encoding zinc finger protein 501-like: MKILTERKMSCRLCLNQNNSKLISISENDIVAKIKACISLDLETNDDFPSCICLLCFKKLEDLWSFRNMCLESDKILKEFKTEKDDMVKMEDFDDGTEDWDSSDEEPLEQKIVDFTRENHDLEFSLSENIYTCDICEDKFDEIFAYLDHQTSHDGEPVFKCDKCDELFSSREQLVKHEQEHLYPCPKCCKLMKKSSIKSHLISHTDKYKCTDCPQSCNSRLSLEQHIIAVHTNIKAFVCENCGKNFATSTSLRTHLLSHAEKRKYSCTLCDYKGRTASAIYIHMAKHANDTCVCEFCSKVFKSNRNLYDHLRRVHSKVKKHVCSYCDKRFVDHYMLKIHTRTHTGVRPYQCDQCDKTFFRSDALKEHKMTHIERTTFNCEKCFKPFVSKRGVTRHNCPAMKLN; the protein is encoded by the exons atgaaaatattaacGGAAAGAAAAATGTCCTGTAGATTATGCTTGAATCAGAACAATTCTAAACTGATATCGATCTCAGAAAATGATATTGTAGCTAAAATCAAAGCTTGCATATCCTTAGATTTGGAAACTAACGATGATTTTCCTAGTTGTATATGTCTCTTATGTTTCAAAAAATTGGAAGATTTATGGTCCTTTAGAAATATGTGTTTAGAATCCGACAAGATTCTGAAAGAATTTAAAACAGAGAAGGATGATATGGTCAAAATGGAAGACTTCGACGATGGTACAGAGGATTGGGATTCATCTGACGAAGAGCCTTTAGAACAGAAAATTGTGGATTTTACGAGAGAAAACcatgatttggaattttcattGTCAGAGAATATTTACACATGTGACATTTGTGAAGATAAATTTGACGAAATCTTTGCCTATCTCGACCATCAAACTTCACATGATGGAGAACCTGTATTTAAATGCGATAAGTGTGACGAATTGTTTTCTAGTAGAGAGCAACTTGTTAAACATGAACAAGAACACTTGTATCCATGCCCTAAATGTTGTAAACTAATGAAGAAGTCAAGCATTAAATCTCACTTAATAAGTCACACGGATAAATATAAATGCACAGACTGTCCTCAAAGCTGCAACTCAAGGTTGTCTTTGGAACAGCATATTATAGCAGTACATACGAATATAAAGGCCTTTGTCTGTGAAAATTGCGGCAAAAATTTTGCAACATCTACTTCGCTCAGAACACATTTGTTGTCCCACGCagaaaaaaggaaatattcttGCACTTTGTGTGACTATAAAG GTAGGACAGCTTCCGCCATATACATCCATATGGCTAAACATGCAAACGATACATGTGTATGTGAGTTCTGCTCCAAAGTGTTCAAAAGCAATAGAAACCTCTACGATCACCTACGAAGAGTGCACAGCAAGGTGAAAAAACATGTTTGTTCATACTGCGACAAAAGATTTGTTGACCATTATATGCTTAAGATTCATACGAGGACCCACACAGGTGTCAGACCATATCAGTGTGATCAATGTGATAAAACTTTCTTCAGGTCTGACGCTTTAAAGGAACACAAAATGACTCATATTGAAAGAACAACTTTCAATTGTGAAAAATGCTTCAAACCCTTTGTGTCCAAGAGAGGTGTTACTCGACATAATTGTCCAGCTATGAAATTAAACTAG
- the LOC123320388 gene encoding glycogen [starch] synthase gives MSRSSMGRRFYRGESCSNLVGLLDRGQQAEEDNRWTFEVAWEAANKVGGIYTVIRSKAYISTEEMGDQYCLLGPYKESCARTEVEEGPLGSDVLNDAVQVLREKGYRIVTGRWLVDGNPQIILMDIGSVSWRLDEFKAELWDKCNLGVPHLDIETNDAIILGHMVAEFISEFKNITEAREEETQPKIVCHFHEWQAGVGLIYLRIRHVNVATVFTTHATLLGRYLCAGSTDFYNNLDKFNVDNEAGKRQIYHRYCMERAASHLSHTFTTVSDITGYEAEHLLKRKPDVITPNGLNVKKFSALHEFQNLHALSKDKIHEFVRGHFYGHYDFDLDKTLYFFIAGRYEYGNKGADIFIEALARLNHYLKSTNSDVTVVAFMIFPAKTANFNVESLRGHAVTKSLRDTIVDIQSRMGKRMYEICLSGRLPESSELLQKDEMVRLKRCIYSLQRQGLPPVTTHNVVDDWQDPVLCGVRRCNLFNTSSDRVKVVFHPEFLSSTNPLFGLDYEEFVRGCHLGVFPSYYEPWGYTPAECTVMGIPSITTNLSGFGCFMQEHVVDPKSYGIYVVDRRYISLEDSVQQLAQFMFDFARLNRRQRIIQRNRTERLSDLLDWRNLGVYYREARIKALKAVYPDFKDVLENRMGGLNFSRPYSEPPSPSSSKVTTPAASLHGSDDEGDSVDEEGELAELQINHK, from the exons ATGTCGAGGTCTTCAATGGGGAGAAGGTTTTACAGGGGGGAATCATGTAGCAATTTGGTGGGTCTTCTGGACAGGGGACAACAAGCTGAGGAGGATAATAGATGGACTTTCGAAGTAGCCTGGGAAGCTGCTAACAAAG TTGGTGGTATCTATACAGTGATAAGATCAAAGGCTTACATCTCCACTGAAGAGATGGGAGACCAATACTGCTTGCTAGGACCTTACAAAGAATCTTGTGCCAGAACAGAAGTTGAGGAAGGTCCATTGGGTTCAGATGTACTTAATGATGCTGTACAAGTTCTCAGGGAAAAAGGCTATAGG ATTGTTACAGGAAGATGGTTAGTAGATGGTAACCCTCAGATAATCCTCATGGATATAGGATCAGTTTCTTGGAGATTGGATGAATTCAAGGCTGAATTGTGGGATAAGTGCAATCTAGGAGTGCCACATCTTGATATAGAGACCAACGATGCCATCATCTTAGGACATATGGTTGCAGAATTTATATCTGAA ttcAAAAATATCACTGAGGCAAGGGAAGAAGAGACACAACCAAAAATAGTGTGTCATTTTCATGAATGGCAGGCTGGTGTAGGACTTATCTACCTACGTATCAGACATGTTAATGTAGCAACAGTTTTCACCACCCATGCCACCTTGTTAGGGAGGTATTTGTGCGCAGGTAGCACAGATTTTTACAACAACTTGGATAAG TTTAACGTGGATAATGAAGCTGGAAAAAGGCAAATTTACCATAGATATTGCATGGAGAGGGCAGCTTCCCACTTATCTCACACTTTTACCACTGTCTCGGATATTACAG GCTACGAAGCAGAGCACTTGCTCAAGAGGAAACCTGATGTCATAACCCCCAATGGTCTGAACGTTAAAAAGTTTTCAGCCCTACACGAGTTCCAAAATCTACACGCCCTTTCCAAAGACAAAATTCACGAATTTGTCAGGGGTCACTTTTACGG CCATTACGATTTCGATTTGGACAAAACTCTGTATTTTTTCATTGCCGGACGTTACGAATACGGAAATAAGGGAGCAGACATATTCATCGAGGCTTTGGCAAGGCTTAATCATTATTTGAag TCGACCAATTCGGATGTGACAGTTGTGGCCTTCATGATTTTCCCAGCTAAGACTGCTAATTTCAACGTTGAATCTCTGAGGGGACACGCTGTTACCAAAAGTTTGAGAGACACTATCGTAGACATACAGAGTAGGATGGGCAAAAGGATGTACGAAATTTGTTTGAG TGGTCGCCTACCAGAATCGAGTGAACTCTTGCAGAAGGACGAGATGGTCAGGCTCAAACGATGTATATACTCATTGCAAAGACAAGGACTACCACCAGTCACAACGCATAATGTTGTTGACGATTGGCAGGACCCTGTCTTGTGTGGAGTCAGAAGATGCAATTTGTTCAATACCTCAAGTGACAGAGTCAAG GTAGTATTTCATCCAGAATTCTTGAGTTCAACGAATCCACTGTTTGGTCTGGATTATGAAGAATTCGTTAGGGGGTGTCACTTGGGGGTTTTTCCAAGTTATTACGAACCTTGGGGGTACACACCAGCTGAGTGTACGGTTATGGGAATTCCTAGTATTACCACAAACTTATCAG GTTTTGGATGCTTCATGCAGGAGCATGTTGTTGACCCTAAGTCCTACGGTATTTACGTAGTGGACAGACGCTATATCTCGTTGGAGGACTCTGTACAACAACTAGCGCAGTTCATGTTCGATTTTGCACGTTTAAACAGGAGACAACGTATAATCCAGAGAAACAGAACAGAACGTTTGAGCGACCTATTAGATTGGAGAAATTTGGGCGTT TATTATAGAGAAGCCAGGATTAAAGCACTGAAAGCTGTTTATCCAGACTTCAAGGACGTTCTGGAGAACAGGATGGGTGGTTTGAACTTTTCCAGGCCTTATTCTGAACCACCAAGTCCTAGTTCTAGCAAAGTGACTACTCCAGCTGCCTCTTTACATGGCAGTGACGATGAAGGAGACTCAGTCGATGAAGAAGGAGAG TTGGCTGAACTCCAGATCAACCATAAGTGA
- the LOC123320064 gene encoding ribosomal RNA processing protein 1 homolog yields the protein MAVMKTKMLESQKKPSSYSKQSNTNEKKTLLLAQELKIARSLAGNEKVSRDRALKSLKKWLKHRSQNLAFTEEDFLRIWKGLFYSMWMSDKPLIQEECAENIASLLHELPFDHSLILFKCGLITLCKEWFGIDQLRLNKFLMFVRRLLRQFLVVLKKNGFQKDNIIQFGNVISETVLDSGKKDIMGLFLHFTEVYLEELAKVSEGHLKHHLVAEFLVPFIKTLTSSDDPRRIKQIRKFIFIHLMFQSDVGLEYQERYDAWKRQGFPGTIHAMQKVEIEEDKDSEEYDEEEGHLLEDKPLDPRAGRVDVVLPQIKFNPKLLADLLVKYKYTENSKVAARKTMTLLSKQLRKLAKGIYPLGVVDLRLPKDDIKDMNLKKSAKRLVKFENKLMGVQTKGRKRKMEMNEEVPVKKIKKKEERNQPKKINQMTNSDFLNMTKKYLKQGVTFKGDNTEMKKVVPQSLLSESGQMPDLVFEKFSGLWRVYNDVDTKHDKKTGASKSSLQKKEPATLENQEIFPNNPWDEPLKEREYEITIPSKKYVEKLKKISKKSSKNLQQLIDSSQIKFKNPRDLNKHAQCSTPERTKKVKINTSLNRSQEFEEYHTQVLSSPTIIFDGSKKPGKPLLKSTSSTPINPFYKKYKP from the exons atgGCAGTTATGAAGACTAAAATGTTGGAGTCTCAAAAAAAACCGTCGTCCTATTCTAAACAGAGCAATACAAACGAGAAAAAAACACTTCTTCTAGCCCAAGAATTGAAAATCGCCAGATCGTTAGCTGGTAACGAGAAGGTATCCAGGGACAGAGCCCTGAAGAGCCTGAAAAAATGGCTCAAACATAGATCACAAAATCTAG CTTTTACAGAGGAAGATTTCCTCAGGATTTGGAAAGGGCTATTTTATTCGATGTGGATGTCCGATAAACCTCTCATTCAA gaagaGTGTGCAGAGAATATTGCCAGTTTATTGCATGAGTTACCATTTGACCACTCACTTATTCTCTTCAAATGTGGTTTGATAACTTTATGTAAGGAGTGGTTTGGTATTGACCAACTTAGATTGAACAAATTTTTAATG tTTGTGAGGAGGTTATTACGACAATTTTTGGTTGTTCTGAAGAAGAATGGGTTTCAAAAAGACAACATTATACAATTTGGTAATGTTATATCTGAGACAGTTTTAGATTCAGGGAAGAAAGATATCATGGGACTCTTTTTACATTTCACGGAAGTGTATTTAGAAGAACTTGCCAAA GTTAGCGAAGGTCACTTGAAGCATCATTTAGTCGCCGAATTTTTGGTCCCCTTTATTAAAACACTGACTTCATCTGATGATCCCAGGAGGATTAAACAGATTAGGAAGTTTATATTCATACATTTGATGTTTCAGTCAGATGTAGGTCTTGAATATCAAGAGAGATATGATGCTTGGAAAAGA CAAGGATTTCCTGGAACTATCCATGCAATGCAAAAAGTCGAGATAGAAGAAGATAAGGATTCTGAGGAATATGATGAAGAGGAAGGTCATTTGTTAGAAGATAAGCCTTTAGATCCAAGAGCTGGTAGGGTGGATGTTGTATTGCCCCAAATCAAATTCAACCCTAAGCTCCTTGCTGATTTATTGGTTAAATATAAGTACACTGAAAATAGTAAAGTAGCTGCAAGGAAAACTATGACTTTGCTCTCAAAGCA ATTGAGAAAATTGGCCAAAGGAATATATCCATTGGGCGTCGTAGACTTGAGGCTTCCAAAGGATGACATCAAagatatgaatttgaaaaaatcggcCAAGAGATTGGTTAAATTCGAAAACAAACTGATGGGGGTCCAAACCAAGGGTAGAAAGAGGAAAATGGAGATGAACGAAGAAGTGCCTGTtaagaaaatcaagaaaaaggAGGAACGAAACCAACCCAAAAAGATCAACCAAATGACAAATTCTGACTTTCTCAATATGACCAAAAAATATCTCAAACAGGGTGTTACCTTTAAAGGAGACAATACTGAAATGAAGAAAGTGGTACCTCAGTCTTTACTCTCTGAAAGTGGTCAAATGCCCGATTTGGTGTTTGAGAAATTTTCGGGACTGTGGAGGGTTTATAATGACGTTGACACCAAACATGATAAAAAAACGGGAGCCTCAAAATCCTCATTGCAAAAGAAAGAACCTGCCACCCTAGAAA ACCAAGAAATTTTTCCTAACAATCCTTGGGATGAACCTCTCAAGGAAAGGGAGTACGAAATAACGATCCCCTCtaagaaatatgttgaaaaactgaaaaagatCTCCAAAAAATCCTCCAAGAACCTCCAGCAACTCATCGATAGCAGCCAGATAAAATTCAAGAATCCCAGGGATCTGAACAAGCATGCCCAGTGCTCCACTCCGGAAAGAACAAAGAAGGTTAAAATAAACACCAGTCTTAACAGGTCGCAAGAGTTTGAAGAGTACCATACGCAAGTCTTGAGCTCCCCTACTATAATTTTCGATGGGAGCAAGAAGCCTGGTAAGCCATTGTTGAAGAGCACAAGCAGCACCCCAATCAATCCTTTCTACAAGAAATACAAGCCTTAA
- the LOC123320067 gene encoding uncharacterized protein LOC123320067 isoform X2, with amino-acid sequence MGSEHSSQSNAVSKRQGLESNPGRFSNLRRQNTIANPGGSSSEFDIDGNTGRPRSTSPGPSLCSDVDLPYISYTVNRPIGDSPKLQNKQLLKTKSAPRKIPQKQPKKVPHSIVLVNPAQSSPNIEKDPDVERLQSIPMFLPIMRATLNLPAARDPEVLERLDPAPLLRLCARYQSHLTACANLVAVEQNALSNKIREMAK; translated from the exons ATGGGAAGTGAACATTCTTCGCAGTCTAACGCTGTATCCAAAAGGCAAGGCCTCGAATCAAATCCCGGTAGATTTTCGAATTTGAGAAGACAAAATACTATTGCTAATCCTGGGGGCTCTTCTTCCGAATTTGATATTGATGGAAACACGGGAAGACCTAGATCTACTTCGCCAGGGCCTAGTTTGTGCAGCGATGTAGATCTACCTTATATAAGTTACACTGTTAATAGACCAATAGGAG attctccGAAGCTTCAGAACAAACAGCTTCTTAAAACGAAATCAGCACCAAGAAAAATACCCCAAAAACAGCCAAAAAAGGTCCCACATAGTATAGTTTTAGTAAATCCAGCCCAGAGTAGTCCTAATATTGAAAAAGACCCTGATGTGGAAAGATTGCAAAGTATACCTATGTTTTTGCCTATTATGAGGGCCACCCTGAATCTCCCAGCAGCTAGAGATCCAGAAGTACTGGAAAGATTAGATCCTGCACCTCTTCTCAGGCTATGTGCTAGATATCAAAGTCATTTGACTGCTTGTGCCAATCTAGTTGCTGTTGAACAAAATGCACTCAGTAATAAGATCCGAGAG ATGGCGAAATAA
- the LOC123320068 gene encoding enhancer of rudimentary homolog: MAHTILLVQPDINPETRTYSDYESVNECMEGVCKIYEEHLKKRNPNTPTITYDISQLFDFVDQLSDLSCLVYQKSTNTYAPYNKDWIKEKIYILLRQAAGHSNGR; encoded by the exons ATG gCCCACACAATTCTTCTAGTGCAACCCGATATAAATCCTGAAACTAGGACTTATTCTGATTATGAGTCTGTGAACGAATGCATGGAGGGAGTTTGTAAAATATATGAGGAACATTTAAAGAAAAGAAATCCTAATACACCTACCATCACATATGATATTTCACAGCTGTTCGACTTTGTTGATCAG CTATCAGACCTAAGCTGTCTTGTTTACCAAAAGTCAACCAACACCTATGCACCTTATAATAAAGACTGGATAAAAGAAAAGATCTATATCCTACTAAGACAAGCAGCTGGTCATTCGAATGGAAGGTAA
- the LOC123320067 gene encoding BLOC-1-related complex subunit 5 isoform X1, whose protein sequence is MGSEHSSQSNAVSKRQGLESNPGRFSNLRRQNTIANPGGSSSEFDIDGNTGRPRSTSPGPSLCSDVDLPYISYTVNRPIGDSPKLQNKQLLKTKSAPRKIPQKQPKKVPHSIVLVNPAQSSPNIEKDPDVERLQSIPMFLPIMRATLNLPAARDPEVLERLDPAPLLRLCARYQSHLTACANLVAVEQNALSNKIRETDGEITKVFNAATEKQKKFAKYAEKLGKIHDLSSQLNKCHMLLNEVLESMETLNNHLDVDDRLEPFIWTTG, encoded by the exons ATGGGAAGTGAACATTCTTCGCAGTCTAACGCTGTATCCAAAAGGCAAGGCCTCGAATCAAATCCCGGTAGATTTTCGAATTTGAGAAGACAAAATACTATTGCTAATCCTGGGGGCTCTTCTTCCGAATTTGATATTGATGGAAACACGGGAAGACCTAGATCTACTTCGCCAGGGCCTAGTTTGTGCAGCGATGTAGATCTACCTTATATAAGTTACACTGTTAATAGACCAATAGGAG attctccGAAGCTTCAGAACAAACAGCTTCTTAAAACGAAATCAGCACCAAGAAAAATACCCCAAAAACAGCCAAAAAAGGTCCCACATAGTATAGTTTTAGTAAATCCAGCCCAGAGTAGTCCTAATATTGAAAAAGACCCTGATGTGGAAAGATTGCAAAGTATACCTATGTTTTTGCCTATTATGAGGGCCACCCTGAATCTCCCAGCAGCTAGAGATCCAGAAGTACTGGAAAGATTAGATCCTGCACCTCTTCTCAGGCTATGTGCTAGATATCAAAGTCATTTGACTGCTTGTGCCAATCTAGTTGCTGTTGAACAAAATGCACTCAGTAATAAGATCCGAGAG ACAGATGGCGAAATAACAAAAGTATTCAATGCTGCAACTGAAAAACAGAAGAAATTTGCCAAATATGCTGAAAAATTGGGCAAAATTCATGACCTTTCTTCACAGCTGAACAAGTGTCACATGTTGCTCAATGAAGTTCTTGAGTCAATGGAAACGTTGAATAATCATCTAGACGTAGATGATAGGCTGGAGCCTTTTATTTGGACCACTGGATGA
- the LOC123320065 gene encoding NADH-cytochrome b5 reductase-like, translated as MEPPDKPADSDCCNSGCNPCILDVYEEQLKNYNLKKYQDGNSQQYDNCIHPSSYSVFKLVNREKHTPNSYIFKFEYFSFLNKNYNRSNKEKLNYAPGQHFMLKGRESSSGKEFTRAYTPIPYGENNDKSFTILVRLYDEGKMSSYLKNLQIGSETLWRGPYCNFTIDYTIKNILFIAQGTGIAPIFSIAKEMISNDFCETFLHLLYCCRNMNEIFLRNELYELKSYWNFTYEVFLKDPMNFSPKYEEIIHDRKLVEKDSIQFIKNKGNNLQVVISGSTEFENCISSYITTAGDQKIFLF; from the coding sequence ATGGAACCCCCAGATAAACCAGCAGATTCTGATTGTTGCAACTCCGGTTGCAATCCTTGTATCTTGGACGTATATGAGGagcaattgaaaaattataatttgaaaaaatatcagGACGGAAATAGCCAACAATATGATAACTGTATTCATCCTTCTTCCTACTCTGTTTTCAAACTTGTTAATAGAGAAAAACATACTCCGAATtcttatattttcaagtttgaaTATTTTAGTTTCTTGAACAAAAATTACAATAGAAGTAATAAGGAGAAATTGAATTATGCACCAGGTCAGCATTTCATGTTGAAAGGTAGAGAATCGAGTTCAGGAAAAGAATTCACAAGGGCTTATACTCCAATCCCTTACGGGGAGAATAATGACAAATCGTTTACAATTTTGGTAAGATTGTATGACGAAGGTAAAATGTCATCTTACCTTAAGAATTTGCAAATAGGCAGTGAAACTTTATGGAGAGGCCCTTACTGCAATTTCACAATAGATTATACGATAAAAAACATACTCTTCATAGCTCAAGGAACAGGAATTGCCCCAATATTTTCAATCGCAAAAGAAATGATATCAAATGATTTTTGTGAAACATTTTTACATTTGTTATACTGTTGTAGAaacatgaatgaaatttttctgagaaatgaactttaTGAATTGAAATCTTACTGGAATTTCACCTATGAGGTATTTTTGAAGGATCCAATGAACTTTTCACCGAAATACGAAGAAATTATTCATGACAGAAAATTAGTAGAGAaagattcaattcaattcatcaaAAACAAGGGAAATAATTTACAGGTTGTGATTTCTGGTTCtacagaatttgaaaattgtatttCAAGTTATATTACTACAGCTGGAGACcagaaaatatttcttttttga